A single window of Methylobacterium nodulans ORS 2060 DNA harbors:
- a CDS encoding cold-shock protein — MTIGIVKFYNDQKGFGFIQPEDGSKDVFVHATALERAGLGSLSQGQKVSFDTAEDRRSGKMAVNNIQFA; from the coding sequence ATGACCATAGGCATTGTTAAGTTCTACAACGATCAGAAGGGTTTCGGTTTTATCCAGCCGGAGGACGGCTCCAAGGACGTATTCGTCCATGCAACCGCTCTCGAGCGTGCCGGCCTGGGTAGCCTCTCCCAGGGGCAGAAAGTCTCGTTCGACACAGCGGAAGACCGCCGTAGCGGAAAGATGGCTGTCAACAACATTCAGTTCGCGTGA